Proteins encoded together in one Miscanthus floridulus cultivar M001 chromosome 16, ASM1932011v1, whole genome shotgun sequence window:
- the LOC136513255 gene encoding uncharacterized protein — translation MEPSPAAGELGAMLRAAADFASYPGLHSDDTVRQFLERCPLPKLLGALQSEADVPGMVETVMECLDKVFSSRYGASLLPSYGAFIQAGLLTDSKQIRKLACRAVLHLLDKAEDGAVAVETVVQHNLYPLLINCLIEGDEEISAIILDTIKRLAQIPKGAEVIFPPDGQGSVQLGKVTAQSSSLPRIRILSLIAKLFTVSSYTAAAIRDSNLLSIFEEEIKDRRDMLKTLSALEVLYELVEHPHSNIFLLKTNLLQLIIDIINDSSADSVIRSRAALISGRLLSSADAFTAIDKSCVTNLLVAIDKILKMEENQNTDEIESALETLGLIGTTSQGAHFLLTSSNVARHVVESSFDRQGRGRQLAALHAFGSICGVDRQEDQMKLHGEAEENLKRLVYTTAANSPKLTPSALLLSILQQDPDIRIAGYRVISGLVIREWCLREVCLNSEIIRFVTDPTMETTKLGMEARYDCCVAINKALSSSHLLHEASLSGLIGKLNDAVKRGPYLSDRKRVEARPVVDTAERF, via the exons ATGGAGCCCTCACCGGCGGCGGGAGAGCTGGGCGCGATGCTTCGGGCGGCCGCTGACTTCGCGTCCTACCCAG GGTTGCATAGTGATGATACTGTGAGGCAGTTCCTGGAACGATGTCCTCTGCCTAAGCTCTTAGG TGCATTGCAGAGTGAAGCAGATGTACCTGGGATGGTTGAAACTGTCATGGAATGTTTAGACAAAGTATTTTCCTCAAGATATGGAGCGTCACTTCTGCCAAGCTATGGT GCATTTATTCAAGCTGGGTTGCTCACAGACTCGAAGCAAATCAGAAAATTAGCCTGCAGAGCT GTACTCCATCTTCTTGACAAGGCTGAAGATGGTGCTGTTGCTGTGGAAACAGTTGTCCAACACAATCTGTATCCCCTTCTGATCAATTGTTTGATTGAGGG AGATGAAGAGATTTCAGCAATCATTTTGGACACTATAAAGCGTTTAGCacaaattcctaaaggagcc GAAGTCATATTCCCACCAGATGGTCAAGGATCTGTGCAACTTGGTAAAGTGACGGCTCAGTCATCCTCATTG CCACGGATTCGTATTCTGTCTTTGATAGCCAAGCTCTTCACTGTTTCAAGTTATACTGCTGCTGCCATCCGTGATTCAAACCTTCTGAGCATATTTGAAGAGGAAATAAAAGATAGAAGAGATATGCTTAAAACCCTCAGTGCGCTGGAGGTCCTATATGAG CTTGTTGAACACCCTCACAGCAACATTTTCCTGCTGAAGACCAACTTGCTTCAACTCATAATTGATATCATCAA TGATTCCTCAGCTGATTCTGTTATACGGTCAAGGGCAGCATTAATTAGTGGGAGGCTTCTTTCTTCAGCTGATGCTTTCACAGCAATAGATAAATCCT GCGTTACGAATCTGCTTGTAGCCATAGACAAAATTTTGAAGATGGAAGAAAACCAGAATACTGATGAAATTGAGAGTGCATTGGAGACCTTGGGTCTAATTGGTACAA CAAGTCAAGGAGCACATTTCTTGCTGACATCATCAAATGTTGCCAGACATGTTGTCGAGTCATCCTTCGACCGACAAGGCAGAGGTAGACAGCTG GCTGCTTTACATGCCTTTGGGAGCATCTGTGGTGTGGATAGACAAGAAGACCAGATGAAACTGCATGGCGAAGCCGAAGAAAACTTGAAGCGCTTGGTCTATACGACTGCAGCAAACAGTCCAAAATTAACCCCTTCA GCTCTTCTACTATCAATTCTGCAACAAGACCCGGACATTAGGATAGCT GGCTACAGAGTAATATCAGGACTGGTCATCCGGGAATGGTGCTTAAGGGAGGTTTGCTTAAATTCAGAGATAATCAGATTTGTTACAGATCCAACAATGGAGACAACAAAACTTG GCATGGAAGCCCGGTATGACTGCTGCGTGGCAATCAACAAGGCCCTATCATCATCCCATCTTCTGCATGAAGCAAGTCTTTCTGGACTCATTGGGAAG TTGAATGATGCGGTGAAACGGGGCCCTTACCTTTCTGATAGGAAGCGTGTTGAGGCACGGCCGGTGGTTGATACTGCAGAGAGGTTTTAA